TAGGTTTCTAATTCTTATTTCAATATTGTAGACTTTAATAAGCTGATTCAAAATATGTGTGAAAACGTGTACTTATTATCTTTTTTTTATTTGCTTTTTATTCACTCCGTTGTTAAAATACTTGCAGAAAAAAAGAGCGATAATTATGAATATTGCAAGAAATATAGAAAATTATAACAAGAAACCTTATTCTTGAGCTTGTTTTTTTCTTTTAGGATAGAAGACTCTTATCATTTTAATCTAAATATATATATGAGATAATTATTGTCTTGTAGCTTGTATACAAAAAGTGATGAAAAAATCATAAGTTAAACTTAAAAAGGGGAGAATCTATGAAAATTGTAGTACTAATGTTGTCGTTAATCTGTGCAATTTCTCTTTCAGCTGTAGAAAAAGGTCTTTCAGGAGAGTTGAAAATTGCTGGTGGAACTGCTCATATAGAAGTTTACCAAACAATTGCTAAAATGATGATGGATGAAAATCCTGATTTAAAAATTACTATTAGTGGCGGAGGAAGTGGTGTAGGTATAAAACAGGTTGGTGAAGGACTTGTTGATATTGGTAATTCTGGTCGTGATTTAAAAGAGTCGGAAATTACCCAATACGGTCTGGTTCCTCACAAAATTGCAATTGATGGTATTGCTGTTATCGTCAATCCTGCTTCAAAAATCACAAATTTAACCATGCAGCAAATTCAAGATATATTTCTTGGTAGGGTTAAAAATTGGAAAGAGATTGGTGGAGATGATCAACCTATCAACATATACACAAGAGATGCAAATAGTGGAACAAGGCAAACTTTTGAAGAATTAGCTTTGGCAAAAAATAAAGTAATTGATGAGGCTAATTTTGTTAACTCTAATGGTAATATGAAAGTTAATGTAGGACAGGATGAATATTCTATTGGATACGTCTCTGTTGGAAACTTAGATGATAAGGTTAAAGCTGTTTCTATAGATGGTATCGAACCAAATATTGAAAATGTAATGAGTGGAGCATACAAAGTTCAAAGATTTTTATATTCAGTTACAAAAGGTGAACCAACTGGTCTAGCTAAATCAATCTTAGATGAAGTTCTAAGTGCTGAAGGACAAAAAATAGTTGAGAACAAAGGATTTATTAGAGTTAAATAGAGTATATTTTGTCAAAAAATAAAATTTTTGAGATACTATTCAAAACTACCGGTAGAACGATAATTTTACTTGTCCTGATTCTGCCGGTAACTCTTATCTATTATTCAAAATCTTATGTCAATTCATTTGATTTTTTAACCATTTTGTTTGAAGACTGGAAACCATCTCAAGAACAATTTGGCTTGAGAGCTTTTATCTTTACAACTTTAATGATGGGATTTTTTTCTACAATTATTGCTTTTTTGATAAGTTTTTCCACTGCAGTATTTATCTACTTCAATGAAGGATCATTTCTCGGCAAATTTATATACAATTTGATAAGATTGATGAGTGGGATCCCTACAGTAGTTTATGGTTTGGCAGGTTTGATGTTAATTGTTCCAATAATAAGAAAATATACTGTATCACCCTCGGGATTATCTATATTTACTGTAATAATTGTTCTTAGTGTTTTATTACTTCCTACAATTACTATTTATCTATTAAATGGATTTAAATTAGTTCCAAATAGTTTAAAAACAGCCGCTTTGTCCTTAGGATCAAATGAAGTCCAACTTTTTTTTAAAGTTCTAATTCCTCAAACTAAATCAAATATTTTAATCTCACTTGCAATGGGGTTTACAAGAGCAGTAGGTGATACAATAATTGCTTTGATGGTATCAGGGAATTCGTTCAGATTTCCAATTTCTCTTTATCAATCAGCCAGAAATATAACATCACAAATTGCTCTACTTATACCAGGAGAGTTCACTGGTGTGGAGTTTAGCTCAATTTTTTTCCTAGCTGTAATACTGATATCTATTGTAATTATTATTGATCTTCTGATAATTTTTGTGGATAAACGAAAATGAATAAACTATTCAGATTCTTTTCATATATTGGTCCGATTATAATCTCAATTATTATAATTGGATTGATATATTTTCTAGTACTAAGCATTATTGAAAATTTTATCAAAATTGATAATGTGAAACTTGATATGAAATTCATCAATACTGTTTATTTAGATTTGAAATCACCAATAGTTGGAACTTTACTAATTACTTTTGCATCTGTTATAATTTCTATCCCTGTTGGAATTGCAACTGCTGTTTATTTAAATGAATATTCTGGGAAGAAGTTTAGAAATTTTGGTGTAAATCTATTTAAATATTTAAGTTCTGTTCCAAGCATTATAATTGGTTTATTTGGTCTTGTTTTGATAATCACAATGAACAAAATTTTTAATTCAGATTTCAGAACAGGAATTGCTGTCTCTGTATTTTCATTGACATTACTAATACTTCCATATATAGTATATTCTACAATTTCTGCTTTATCAATGGTTTCTGATGATTTGAGAATTACAGCTTTATCTTTGGGAGCGAAAAAGTATCAGAATATAATTAAGGTATTGTTACCGGAAAGTCTGATAGGTGTACTTGGTGGAATAATACTTTCGATTGGTAGAGCAGCTGAAGATACAGCAGTTATAATGCTAACTGGTGTAGCGGCATTTGCAGGTATTCCATCGAAATTCAATGATTCATATGAAGCTTTACCTTTTTTTATTTATTACAGGAGTGGAGAAGCCCAAACTGATTTTGAAGTTCTCGAAATGTTTGTTGCTGCATTATTGTTGATATTAATAAGTGGGTTGATGACTTTTTTCGCTGGAAGAATGTCTGAAAAATTTAAAAGAAAGTTAAAGGGTTTAAAATAGATGAGTATTTTAAAGGTTAGAAATTTAACTTATAGTATTGATGAGTTTCAGATTTTAAAAAATGTTGATCTTGAAATAGAAAAGGGTTGTGTTTCCGCTATTTCTGGAGATTCCGGTTCAGGTAAAACCACTTTTTTAAAAATTTTGTCATTACTGTTTCGAGAACAGGAAAATTATAATATTGAAGGTAATATCTTTCTAAATAACGCTAAAGGTGAAACAGATATTCTAAAAATTAAATCAGATTTTTATGAAGTTCGGAGAAGAATAGTTTACATTTCTCAAGTTCCAAACCCTCTCCATTTTAGTATATATAAAAATGTTGAGTTCCCTATGAACTTGATAGGAATTAAAGGGAAAAGAATTGTTGAAGAAAAAGTTGTTTCAGCATTAAAAGATGTAAATCTCTATGAAGAAGTGAAAGATAGATTACATAACTCAGCTTTAGAACTTTCAGGTGGACAAAGACAAAAATTGTGTATTGCACGATCTCTTGTTCTTTCTCCTGATATAATTCTACTTGATGAACCGACATCTTCACTGGATTCAAAAAACAAGGAGATTATTGAGGATCTGATAATTGAACTTGGTAAAAAACAAACAATCTTAATGGTTTCACACGATATGAAGCAAATTGAGAAAGTAGCGGATAGATTTTTTATTTGTGAGGATAAGAAGATTAGAAGTATTTAAATTACGAAGATTTTCAAAATACTGAATACGATATTTTGCTTAACTGATATAATTTGTTGGCAATATTTTTATAGTGTGGGATTGGATCATTTTCAAATATTTGTGTCCTACATGCAAATCAAAAAAGTAAAAATTCGTTTTCGAAAATTAGCTATTAGTCGCTATATTGATTCGTTGATTGATTATTAGGAGATTGTTTTGATAATATTGAAGAAAGCATTTACTTTAGTTCTAGTATTACTAACGACTTTCTATTTTTTGAGTTGTTCAGTAGGTTTTGAGCATGTAATTAATTATCCTAGCGATGTTCCTATGGAATACAAGTATTGTTTAAAACCTAATAAGGGATTTATAGAACTGTTTTGGGGTAATGAAAAGCCAACTCATCAATATGACAAGTTCTTTCAAATAGAAGTTATTGGAGAAGAAGGTAAAAATTTTGATGAAGTTTTATTTTATTTCAAATATATTGCTTGGAATGCATGTGCGGATGCCATAATAAATGTAAGAAAACTAGATTATCGATCTATACAACAAGGTGATTCTATCAAGATAATACCAGTTGAAGATAAAATTGTTTTATCAGGAACGGCAATTAAATACAACTTAACTACTCAAAGAGATCAAGATTGGTTTGATAGTGCTCTAGTTGATAGTAATTTAGTAAACTATTCTCCCCCAAAAGAAAATGAAACATTACCAGAAATAGGGAAAATTATATTATTTTTTGGTGTAGTAATATTGTTTGCTTATTATATCAAGTATAAGATTGAAAATCTTGGAAAAGAAGACAATGAAGAAGAGTAATTTTTCAATTTTGATAGTTAAAGTATAAGCATACGTATTATTAATCATTGATAAATGTTAGTTGTGTAGGGTATTTTACGTCCTTTTCATTATGTTATACGTAGAAGTTTTATCTACGAATTATTAGGATTGATTGGAGGTATAAATTTCTATAATTGGAATGAAAACAATTATTAATTGTAAAAGATTTTGTATGAATTTTAGTTTAATTATTTTTCTATCGTTGTAGATACCATGTATCAAATAGAACAATCTTCTAGCTAATATTCTTTGACTTACATATTTCTTTTAGAGTATTCTTTACTTTAACAAGATCATCATCAAGTAATACTTCAAGTACAATTCTCTTTTCACTATTATTATGAAATTTAAAATTTACAGCAAATAGTTCTAAGTTCATCTCTTTTACATCAGACCAATCAATTATTACAGGTTTTGAAAAAATAGATAACTTGAAATTTATAAAAGTTTCATCAATTTTTATGAACGCTTTATCTAAACCTAGAAGTTTAGGTATTGATATATCGAAAAATAACAAAGCATACCAGACTGTAAACAAAATAAACGTTAAAGTTTCTATACTAAAACCGTTTTTCACGAAAGAAATTATACCAATAACAAATGAAATTAAAGCTATAATTTTTGATGGTAATTCCAATATCTGTGATTTATTATTTGAGCTTGATTTTGTTAAATCTATACTTAAACCCATTTAACTACTCCAAAGTATAATTCTCTTAGTTTTTCACAAATTTAAGAACAAAATTTATCTTTTCCAAAAAAAAGGGAGTCACGCTCCCTCTTTAATTAAAACCAATAATCTGAAGGATAGATCTTAACAATCTTTGTAGATCCTTCTTTTGATGAAACAAATTTCTCATAGTTATCAATTTGGTCATCAGAACCTATTACAAAATTCAAAGCACCTTCAAATAACGAACAATTTTCTCCGATTCCACAAACCGTACCACCCAAAACAACTTTAGCTCTTTTTTTCATTTGTTCAATAAAATCATCTCTCTTTGCTATTCTAATAATATCTTCTCTATATTTTTTCACCAAATCTTCAGTTATTCCATTTTCGATATCGCTTGCCATACCAATTCCTCTTTCATCGTAATCGCCGGCAGATCGTGAATAGAAAAACTGGCTAGCAACATAATTTCTCAAACTTTCATCATAAACATCTTGATTTGCAACTTCAGCTAAAAAATTAACCATTTGAGCAACATCAGGACATCGTTCTGCATAGTAGTTAAAATTACCAGAACTATTTGAACATGACAATCCATTTGAGTAAGCAAGTCCGGCACTCCAAGTTCTCATAAATGAACTGTGTACCCCTGAACCGGAAAATACTTTTCCAGCCATAATATTCAAAAGATCATCGTCAGTATAATTATTCAAATTAGCTGTTTTATAGCTTGTTTGAATTGTCCCTGTACTAATTTTATTGTTAACCAAAGCTGCATACACAGGTCGTTTTGAAATATCATATCGTTCGAAAATATTGCCATCCATTCTCTGATTTACGATGAATTTATCTACCTTATCAAAGGTTGGAAGTTTTTCGATAAAATTATCTGCTTGAGATTTAAATAAATCATGATTTTTATCTGAAGTTACTAAATATCCGCGAACATTGTTTGATGAGAAAAGTTTGTTTTTTACAGATTCGATTGTTTCTAGAGCATCTTTAGTGTCCATTTTTAGAGCTATAGCTGATTTTGATTTAACAAATTCAAATGTAGAGCTACTATTTTCTGGCATTTCATAACATAGTTTTTTCAAGTCATCAATAAATTCTGCCAATAATTTATCATCCGATGAAAAGTTAGAGTTCTGGTCTATGAAACTTTTCGAGTCCTTAG
The Candidatus Delongbacteria bacterium genome window above contains:
- a CDS encoding phosphate ABC transporter substrate-binding protein, with translation MKIVVLMLSLICAISLSAVEKGLSGELKIAGGTAHIEVYQTIAKMMMDENPDLKITISGGGSGVGIKQVGEGLVDIGNSGRDLKESEITQYGLVPHKIAIDGIAVIVNPASKITNLTMQQIQDIFLGRVKNWKEIGGDDQPINIYTRDANSGTRQTFEELALAKNKVIDEANFVNSNGNMKVNVGQDEYSIGYVSVGNLDDKVKAVSIDGIEPNIENVMSGAYKVQRFLYSVTKGEPTGLAKSILDEVLSAEGQKIVENKGFIRVK
- a CDS encoding ABC transporter permease subunit; protein product: MNKLFRFFSYIGPIIISIIIIGLIYFLVLSIIENFIKIDNVKLDMKFINTVYLDLKSPIVGTLLITFASVIISIPVGIATAVYLNEYSGKKFRNFGVNLFKYLSSVPSIIIGLFGLVLIITMNKIFNSDFRTGIAVSVFSLTLLILPYIVYSTISALSMVSDDLRITALSLGAKKYQNIIKVLLPESLIGVLGGIILSIGRAAEDTAVIMLTGVAAFAGIPSKFNDSYEALPFFIYYRSGEAQTDFEVLEMFVAALLLILISGLMTFFAGRMSEKFKRKLKGLK
- a CDS encoding ABC transporter permease subunit, translating into MSKNKIFEILFKTTGRTIILLVLILPVTLIYYSKSYVNSFDFLTILFEDWKPSQEQFGLRAFIFTTLMMGFFSTIIAFLISFSTAVFIYFNEGSFLGKFIYNLIRLMSGIPTVVYGLAGLMLIVPIIRKYTVSPSGLSIFTVIIVLSVLLLPTITIYLLNGFKLVPNSLKTAALSLGSNEVQLFFKVLIPQTKSNILISLAMGFTRAVGDTIIALMVSGNSFRFPISLYQSARNITSQIALLIPGEFTGVEFSSIFFLAVILISIVIIIDLLIIFVDKRK
- a CDS encoding phosphate ABC transporter ATP-binding protein gives rise to the protein MSILKVRNLTYSIDEFQILKNVDLEIEKGCVSAISGDSGSGKTTFLKILSLLFREQENYNIEGNIFLNNAKGETDILKIKSDFYEVRRRIVYISQVPNPLHFSIYKNVEFPMNLIGIKGKRIVEEKVVSALKDVNLYEEVKDRLHNSALELSGGQRQKLCIARSLVLSPDIILLDEPTSSLDSKNKEIIEDLIIELGKKQTILMVSHDMKQIEKVADRFFICEDKKIRSI